The following proteins are co-located in the Larimichthys crocea isolate SSNF chromosome XXIV, L_crocea_2.0, whole genome shotgun sequence genome:
- the dcdc2c gene encoding doublecortin domain-containing protein 2 isoform X3, with translation MPATTGRGDLPPTKTVIVYRNGDAFFPGRKIVVNPRHVTTFDIFLASLTRGIEASFGAVRKLYTAIEGHKVQCLDDLKHGSVYVAAGNEQFKKLDYCEITTKKPQNKKKEQIQPVVHSKIIVSARWRRTTDESCTINVFTNGEILIPPTRIRIPKYTLRSWENVLAMVTEKVHLRTGAVHRLCTLDGRPVCHHIYLKNNQHYVAVGAEKFKALPYEQSIPSRDIISQSVLPAVRKTRHANDAFARTGFREDLEHTAGGQMKKHAAKLERAKQQRQVSGNPVLLSTGEGSVFNAQNKRSEMAGAAEVQEDRQLKADLPIDQVEAKIVDEEYENGSCCASPCKASLHDSDGSCLQRSLSAGSRKDEAKEREVSSRHHRIRSRMSRFFKVDLQMTHMQKQTGAVVERRAKCERNESNH, from the exons ATGCCGGCCACTACAGGGAGAGGTGATCTGCCGCCGACCAAAACTGTAATTGTCTACAGGAATGGCGACGCTTTCTTTCCCGGAAGGAAAATAGTTGTGAATCCGCGACATGTGACGACCTTTGACATCTTCTTGGCCTCTTTGACCAGAGGGATAGAGGCTTCGTTTGGCGCCGTGAGGAAGCTGTACACGGCCATAGAGGGCCACAAAGTTCAGTGTCTGGACGACCTGAAACACGGGAGTGTGTATGTTGCAGCCGGAAATGAGCAGTTCAAAAAGCTGGA CTATTGTGAGATAACAACCAAGAAGccacaaaataagaaaaaagaacag ATCCAACCTGTTGTTCACAGCAAAATAATAGTTTCTGCTCGCTGGAGGAGAACCACAGATGAGTCTTGCACAATAAA TGTCTTTACCAACGGAGAGATCTTGATTCCTCCGACTCGAATACGTATCCCGAAGTATACTCTTAGAAGCTGGGAAAATGTTTTAGCCATGGTGACAGAGAAAGTCCATCTTCGCACTGGTGCTGTGCACAG GCTTTGCACATTAGATGGACGTCCTGTTTGCCACCACATTTATCTAAAAAACAACCAGCACTATGTCGCAGTTGGTGCTGAAAAGTTTAAAGCTCTTCCATATGAGCAGTCCATCCCCAGCAGAGATATAATCAG CCAAAGCGTCCTGCCTGCTGTTAGAAAGACAAGACATGCGAACGATGCG TTTGCTCGTACAGGCTTTAGAGAGGACCTTGAGCACACAGCCGGGGGCCAGATGAAGAAACACGCAGCCAAGCTGGAGAGAGCTAAACAACAGAGGCAGGTGTCCGGAAACCCGGTTCTGCTCTCGACAGGGG AGGGCAGCGTGTTCaatgcacaaaacaaaagaagtgaGATGGCAGGAGCAGCGGAGGTGCAGGAAGACCGCCAGCTCAAGGCGGACCTGCCAATTGATCAG GTTGAGGCCAAGATAGTTGACGAGGAGTACGAGAATGGGAGTTGCTGTGCGAGTCCCTGCAAGGCCTCCCTCCATGATTCAGACGGCTCGTGTCTGCAGAGGTCTTTGTCTGCAGGTTCCAGGAAGGAT GAGGCTAAAGAGAGGGAGGTGTCTTCCAGGCATCACCGAATACGGTCACGGATGTCCCGGTTTTTCAAGG TGGATCTGCAGATGACACACATGCAAAAGCAAACAGGAGCCGTGGTGGAGAGAAGAGCGAAATGCGAAAGGAACG aaagtAATCATTAA
- the dcdc2c gene encoding doublecortin domain-containing protein 2 isoform X4: MPATTGRGDLPPTKTVIVYRNGDAFFPGRKIVVNPRHVTTFDIFLASLTRGIEASFGAVRKLYTAIEGHKVQCLDDLKHGSVYVAAGNEQFKKLDYCEITTKKPQNKKKEQIQPVVHSKIIVSARWRRTTDESCTINVFTNGEILIPPTRIRIPKYTLRSWENVLAMVTEKVHLRTGAVHRLCTLDGRPVCHHIYLKNNQHYVAVGAEKFKALPYEQSIPSRDIISQSVLPAVRKTRHANDAFARTGFREDLEHTAGGQMKKHAAKLERAKQQRQVSGNPVLLSTGEGSVFNAQNKRSEMAGAAEVQEDRQLKADLPIDQVEAKIVDEEYENGSCCASPCKASLHDSDGSCLQRSLSAGSRKDEAKEREVSSRHHRIRSRMSRFFKESNH; the protein is encoded by the exons ATGCCGGCCACTACAGGGAGAGGTGATCTGCCGCCGACCAAAACTGTAATTGTCTACAGGAATGGCGACGCTTTCTTTCCCGGAAGGAAAATAGTTGTGAATCCGCGACATGTGACGACCTTTGACATCTTCTTGGCCTCTTTGACCAGAGGGATAGAGGCTTCGTTTGGCGCCGTGAGGAAGCTGTACACGGCCATAGAGGGCCACAAAGTTCAGTGTCTGGACGACCTGAAACACGGGAGTGTGTATGTTGCAGCCGGAAATGAGCAGTTCAAAAAGCTGGA CTATTGTGAGATAACAACCAAGAAGccacaaaataagaaaaaagaacag ATCCAACCTGTTGTTCACAGCAAAATAATAGTTTCTGCTCGCTGGAGGAGAACCACAGATGAGTCTTGCACAATAAA TGTCTTTACCAACGGAGAGATCTTGATTCCTCCGACTCGAATACGTATCCCGAAGTATACTCTTAGAAGCTGGGAAAATGTTTTAGCCATGGTGACAGAGAAAGTCCATCTTCGCACTGGTGCTGTGCACAG GCTTTGCACATTAGATGGACGTCCTGTTTGCCACCACATTTATCTAAAAAACAACCAGCACTATGTCGCAGTTGGTGCTGAAAAGTTTAAAGCTCTTCCATATGAGCAGTCCATCCCCAGCAGAGATATAATCAG CCAAAGCGTCCTGCCTGCTGTTAGAAAGACAAGACATGCGAACGATGCG TTTGCTCGTACAGGCTTTAGAGAGGACCTTGAGCACACAGCCGGGGGCCAGATGAAGAAACACGCAGCCAAGCTGGAGAGAGCTAAACAACAGAGGCAGGTGTCCGGAAACCCGGTTCTGCTCTCGACAGGGG AGGGCAGCGTGTTCaatgcacaaaacaaaagaagtgaGATGGCAGGAGCAGCGGAGGTGCAGGAAGACCGCCAGCTCAAGGCGGACCTGCCAATTGATCAG GTTGAGGCCAAGATAGTTGACGAGGAGTACGAGAATGGGAGTTGCTGTGCGAGTCCCTGCAAGGCCTCCCTCCATGATTCAGACGGCTCGTGTCTGCAGAGGTCTTTGTCTGCAGGTTCCAGGAAGGAT GAGGCTAAAGAGAGGGAGGTGTCTTCCAGGCATCACCGAATACGGTCACGGATGTCCCGGTTTTTCAAGG aaagtAATCATTAA
- the colec11 gene encoding collectin-11 isoform X2 — MLGEKLLLPMMLMSVTLQMLYGEHVAEESCTVQILVPGLKGEPGEKGQKGAPGRPGRVGPPGETGQPGLKGEKGVMGRYGKVGPSGMKGVKGDMGDAGPRGPNGDPGVPCECTPMRKMIGEMDIVVAQLSSELKFIKNAVAGIKETDSKVYLLVKEEKRYSDAEAYCQTRGGHLAMPKDEGANAAIAGYITEAGLSRVYIGVHDLHHEGVFTYVDLSPMTTFSKWRKGEPNNAYDDEDCAEMMASGEWTDVACHPTMYFVCEFDKDSV; from the exons ATGTTAGGAGAGAAGCTGTTATTGCCCATGATGCTAATGTCCGTGACTCTGCAGATGTTGTATGGAGAGCACGTGGCAGAGGAGTCCTGCACTGTTCAGATACTGGTCCCTGGACTCAAGG GTGAACCAGGAGAGAAAGGACAAAAGGGAGCACCAGGGAGACCAGGACGAGTTGGACCTCCTGGAGAGACTG GTCAACCTGGTCTTAAAGGTGAGAAAGGCGTAATGGGACGTTATGGAAAAGTTGGCCCAAGTGGAATGAAAG GGGTAAAGGGAGACATGGGGGATGCAGGTCCAAGGGGACCTAATGGAGATCCAG GTGTTCCATGTGAGTGCACACCAATGAGGAAGATGATTGGAGAAATGGACATTGTTGTGGCCCAGCTCTCGTCTGAGCtgaaattcattaaaaatg CTGTTGCTGGcataaaagagacagacagtaagGTCTATCTGttggtgaaggaggagaagcGCTACTCCGACGCGGAGGCCTACTGTCAGACGCGGGGAGGGCACCTGGCCATGCCCAAGGATGAGGGTGCAAACGCAGCCATCGCAGGGTACATAACGGAAGCAGGCCTGAGCAGAGTCTACATCGGGGTTCATGACCTGCACCATGAGGGTGTTTTCACCTACGTGGATCTCTCTCCCATGACCACTTTCAGCAAGTGGAGAAAAGGAGAGCCCAACAACGCCTACGATGATGAGGACTGTGCTGAGATGATGGCCTCTGGGGAGTGGACGGATGTGGCGTGCCACCCTACcatgtattttgtttgtgaatTTGACAAGGACAGTGTCTGA
- the dcdc2c gene encoding doublecortin domain-containing protein 2 isoform X2 — translation MPATTGRGDLPPTKTVIVYRNGDAFFPGRKIVVNPRHVTTFDIFLASLTRGIEASFGAVRKLYTAIEGHKVQCLDDLKHGSVYVAAGNEQFKKLDYCEITTKKPQNKKKEQIQPVVHSKIIVSARWRRTTDESCTINVFTNGEILIPPTRIRIPKYTLRSWENVLAMVTEKVHLRTGAVHRLCTLDGRPVCHHIYLKNNQHYVAVGAEKFKALPYEQSIPSRDIISQSVLPAVRKTRHANDAFARTGFREDLEHTAGGQMKKHAAKLERAKQQRQVSGNPVLLSTGEGSVFNAQNKRSEMAGAAEVQEDRQLKADLPIDQVEAKIVDEEYENGSCCASPCKASLHDSDGSCLQRSLSAGSRKDEAKEREVSSRHHRIRSRMSRFFKDWLSLVRWMCAFPGQMALLLLCVPGSHFNTRPPCLA, via the exons ATGCCGGCCACTACAGGGAGAGGTGATCTGCCGCCGACCAAAACTGTAATTGTCTACAGGAATGGCGACGCTTTCTTTCCCGGAAGGAAAATAGTTGTGAATCCGCGACATGTGACGACCTTTGACATCTTCTTGGCCTCTTTGACCAGAGGGATAGAGGCTTCGTTTGGCGCCGTGAGGAAGCTGTACACGGCCATAGAGGGCCACAAAGTTCAGTGTCTGGACGACCTGAAACACGGGAGTGTGTATGTTGCAGCCGGAAATGAGCAGTTCAAAAAGCTGGA CTATTGTGAGATAACAACCAAGAAGccacaaaataagaaaaaagaacag ATCCAACCTGTTGTTCACAGCAAAATAATAGTTTCTGCTCGCTGGAGGAGAACCACAGATGAGTCTTGCACAATAAA TGTCTTTACCAACGGAGAGATCTTGATTCCTCCGACTCGAATACGTATCCCGAAGTATACTCTTAGAAGCTGGGAAAATGTTTTAGCCATGGTGACAGAGAAAGTCCATCTTCGCACTGGTGCTGTGCACAG GCTTTGCACATTAGATGGACGTCCTGTTTGCCACCACATTTATCTAAAAAACAACCAGCACTATGTCGCAGTTGGTGCTGAAAAGTTTAAAGCTCTTCCATATGAGCAGTCCATCCCCAGCAGAGATATAATCAG CCAAAGCGTCCTGCCTGCTGTTAGAAAGACAAGACATGCGAACGATGCG TTTGCTCGTACAGGCTTTAGAGAGGACCTTGAGCACACAGCCGGGGGCCAGATGAAGAAACACGCAGCCAAGCTGGAGAGAGCTAAACAACAGAGGCAGGTGTCCGGAAACCCGGTTCTGCTCTCGACAGGGG AGGGCAGCGTGTTCaatgcacaaaacaaaagaagtgaGATGGCAGGAGCAGCGGAGGTGCAGGAAGACCGCCAGCTCAAGGCGGACCTGCCAATTGATCAG GTTGAGGCCAAGATAGTTGACGAGGAGTACGAGAATGGGAGTTGCTGTGCGAGTCCCTGCAAGGCCTCCCTCCATGATTCAGACGGCTCGTGTCTGCAGAGGTCTTTGTCTGCAGGTTCCAGGAAGGAT GAGGCTAAAGAGAGGGAGGTGTCTTCCAGGCATCACCGAATACGGTCACGGATGTCCCGGTTTTTCAAGG ACTGGCTGTCCTTGGTAAGATGGATGTGTGCATTCCCAGGGCAGATGGCCCTGTTGTTACTCTGTGTACCCGGCTCACACTTTAACACCCGGCCTCCTTGTCTGGCCTGA
- the dcdc2c gene encoding doublecortin domain-containing protein 2 isoform X7 yields the protein MLQPEMSSSKSWSSYCEITTKKPQNKKKEQIQPVVHSKIIVSARWRRTTDESCTINVFTNGEILIPPTRIRIPKYTLRSWENVLAMVTEKVHLRTGAVHRLCTLDGRPVCHHIYLKNNQHYVAVGAEKFKALPYEQSIPSRDIISQSVLPAVRKTRHANDAFARTGFREDLEHTAGGQMKKHAAKLERAKQQRQVSGNPVLLSTGEGSVFNAQNKRSEMAGAAEVQEDRQLKADLPIDQVEAKIVDEEYENGSCCASPCKASLHDSDGSCLQRSLSAGSRKDEAKEREVSSRHHRIRSRMSRFFKVDPDLTLTTQGQRTSSIWHSQLVLFPPGLGITHLKQSSGDTFRQQTDPNCW from the exons ATGTTGCAGCCGGAAATGAGCAGTTCAAAAAGCTGGAGTAG CTATTGTGAGATAACAACCAAGAAGccacaaaataagaaaaaagaacag ATCCAACCTGTTGTTCACAGCAAAATAATAGTTTCTGCTCGCTGGAGGAGAACCACAGATGAGTCTTGCACAATAAA TGTCTTTACCAACGGAGAGATCTTGATTCCTCCGACTCGAATACGTATCCCGAAGTATACTCTTAGAAGCTGGGAAAATGTTTTAGCCATGGTGACAGAGAAAGTCCATCTTCGCACTGGTGCTGTGCACAG GCTTTGCACATTAGATGGACGTCCTGTTTGCCACCACATTTATCTAAAAAACAACCAGCACTATGTCGCAGTTGGTGCTGAAAAGTTTAAAGCTCTTCCATATGAGCAGTCCATCCCCAGCAGAGATATAATCAG CCAAAGCGTCCTGCCTGCTGTTAGAAAGACAAGACATGCGAACGATGCG TTTGCTCGTACAGGCTTTAGAGAGGACCTTGAGCACACAGCCGGGGGCCAGATGAAGAAACACGCAGCCAAGCTGGAGAGAGCTAAACAACAGAGGCAGGTGTCCGGAAACCCGGTTCTGCTCTCGACAGGGG AGGGCAGCGTGTTCaatgcacaaaacaaaagaagtgaGATGGCAGGAGCAGCGGAGGTGCAGGAAGACCGCCAGCTCAAGGCGGACCTGCCAATTGATCAG GTTGAGGCCAAGATAGTTGACGAGGAGTACGAGAATGGGAGTTGCTGTGCGAGTCCCTGCAAGGCCTCCCTCCATGATTCAGACGGCTCGTGTCTGCAGAGGTCTTTGTCTGCAGGTTCCAGGAAGGAT GAGGCTAAAGAGAGGGAGGTGTCTTCCAGGCATCACCGAATACGGTCACGGATGTCCCGGTTTTTCAAGG TGGATCCAGATCTTACATTGACAACACAGGGGCAAAGAACATCGTCAATATGGCATTCACAACTGGTGTTATTTCCCCCAGGACTCGGAATCACACATTTGAAACAATCCTCCGGGGACACATTTAGACAACAGACCGATCCAAACTGCTGGTAA
- the dcdc2c gene encoding doublecortin domain-containing protein 2 isoform X5 — MPATTGRGDLPPTKTVIVYRNGDAFFPGRKIVVNPRHVTTFDIFLASLTRGIEASFGAVRKLYTAIEGHKVQCLDDLKHGSVYVAAGNEQFKKLDYCEITTKKPQNKKKEQIQPVVHSKIIVSARWRRTTDESCTINVFTNGEILIPPTRIRIPKYTLRSWENVLAMVTEKVHLRTGAVHRLCTLDGRPVCHHIYLKNNQHYVAVGAEKFKALPYEQSIPSRDIISQSVLPAVRKTRHANDAFARTGFREDLEHTAGGQMKKHAAKLERAKQQRQVSGNPVLLSTGEGSVFNAQNKRSEMAGAAEVQEDRQLKADLPIDQVEAKIVDEEYENGSCCASPCKASLHDSDGSCLQRSLSAGSRKDEAKEREVSSRHHRIRSRMSRFFKGA, encoded by the exons ATGCCGGCCACTACAGGGAGAGGTGATCTGCCGCCGACCAAAACTGTAATTGTCTACAGGAATGGCGACGCTTTCTTTCCCGGAAGGAAAATAGTTGTGAATCCGCGACATGTGACGACCTTTGACATCTTCTTGGCCTCTTTGACCAGAGGGATAGAGGCTTCGTTTGGCGCCGTGAGGAAGCTGTACACGGCCATAGAGGGCCACAAAGTTCAGTGTCTGGACGACCTGAAACACGGGAGTGTGTATGTTGCAGCCGGAAATGAGCAGTTCAAAAAGCTGGA CTATTGTGAGATAACAACCAAGAAGccacaaaataagaaaaaagaacag ATCCAACCTGTTGTTCACAGCAAAATAATAGTTTCTGCTCGCTGGAGGAGAACCACAGATGAGTCTTGCACAATAAA TGTCTTTACCAACGGAGAGATCTTGATTCCTCCGACTCGAATACGTATCCCGAAGTATACTCTTAGAAGCTGGGAAAATGTTTTAGCCATGGTGACAGAGAAAGTCCATCTTCGCACTGGTGCTGTGCACAG GCTTTGCACATTAGATGGACGTCCTGTTTGCCACCACATTTATCTAAAAAACAACCAGCACTATGTCGCAGTTGGTGCTGAAAAGTTTAAAGCTCTTCCATATGAGCAGTCCATCCCCAGCAGAGATATAATCAG CCAAAGCGTCCTGCCTGCTGTTAGAAAGACAAGACATGCGAACGATGCG TTTGCTCGTACAGGCTTTAGAGAGGACCTTGAGCACACAGCCGGGGGCCAGATGAAGAAACACGCAGCCAAGCTGGAGAGAGCTAAACAACAGAGGCAGGTGTCCGGAAACCCGGTTCTGCTCTCGACAGGGG AGGGCAGCGTGTTCaatgcacaaaacaaaagaagtgaGATGGCAGGAGCAGCGGAGGTGCAGGAAGACCGCCAGCTCAAGGCGGACCTGCCAATTGATCAG GTTGAGGCCAAGATAGTTGACGAGGAGTACGAGAATGGGAGTTGCTGTGCGAGTCCCTGCAAGGCCTCCCTCCATGATTCAGACGGCTCGTGTCTGCAGAGGTCTTTGTCTGCAGGTTCCAGGAAGGAT GAGGCTAAAGAGAGGGAGGTGTCTTCCAGGCATCACCGAATACGGTCACGGATGTCCCGGTTTTTCAAGG
- the colec11 gene encoding collectin-11 isoform X1 — translation MLGEKLLLPMMLMSVTLQMLYGEHVAEESCTVQILVPGLKGEPGEKGQKGAPGRPGRVGPPGETGQPGLKGEKGVMGRYGKVGPSGMKGVKGDMGDAGPRGPNGDPGVPCECTPMRKMIGEMDIVVAQLSSELKFIKNALPSPAAVAGIKETDSKVYLLVKEEKRYSDAEAYCQTRGGHLAMPKDEGANAAIAGYITEAGLSRVYIGVHDLHHEGVFTYVDLSPMTTFSKWRKGEPNNAYDDEDCAEMMASGEWTDVACHPTMYFVCEFDKDSV, via the exons ATGTTAGGAGAGAAGCTGTTATTGCCCATGATGCTAATGTCCGTGACTCTGCAGATGTTGTATGGAGAGCACGTGGCAGAGGAGTCCTGCACTGTTCAGATACTGGTCCCTGGACTCAAGG GTGAACCAGGAGAGAAAGGACAAAAGGGAGCACCAGGGAGACCAGGACGAGTTGGACCTCCTGGAGAGACTG GTCAACCTGGTCTTAAAGGTGAGAAAGGCGTAATGGGACGTTATGGAAAAGTTGGCCCAAGTGGAATGAAAG GGGTAAAGGGAGACATGGGGGATGCAGGTCCAAGGGGACCTAATGGAGATCCAG GTGTTCCATGTGAGTGCACACCAATGAGGAAGATGATTGGAGAAATGGACATTGTTGTGGCCCAGCTCTCGTCTGAGCtgaaattcattaaaaatg CACTGCCCTCCCCTGCAGCTGTTGCTGGcataaaagagacagacagtaagGTCTATCTGttggtgaaggaggagaagcGCTACTCCGACGCGGAGGCCTACTGTCAGACGCGGGGAGGGCACCTGGCCATGCCCAAGGATGAGGGTGCAAACGCAGCCATCGCAGGGTACATAACGGAAGCAGGCCTGAGCAGAGTCTACATCGGGGTTCATGACCTGCACCATGAGGGTGTTTTCACCTACGTGGATCTCTCTCCCATGACCACTTTCAGCAAGTGGAGAAAAGGAGAGCCCAACAACGCCTACGATGATGAGGACTGTGCTGAGATGATGGCCTCTGGGGAGTGGACGGATGTGGCGTGCCACCCTACcatgtattttgtttgtgaatTTGACAAGGACAGTGTCTGA
- the dcdc2c gene encoding doublecortin domain-containing protein 2 isoform X1: MPATTGRGDLPPTKTVIVYRNGDAFFPGRKIVVNPRHVTTFDIFLASLTRGIEASFGAVRKLYTAIEGHKVQCLDDLKHGSVYVAAGNEQFKKLDYCEITTKKPQNKKKEQIQPVVHSKIIVSARWRRTTDESCTINVFTNGEILIPPTRIRIPKYTLRSWENVLAMVTEKVHLRTGAVHRLCTLDGRPVCHHIYLKNNQHYVAVGAEKFKALPYEQSIPSRDIISQSVLPAVRKTRHANDAFARTGFREDLEHTAGGQMKKHAAKLERAKQQRQVSGNPVLLSTGEGSVFNAQNKRSEMAGAAEVQEDRQLKADLPIDQVEAKIVDEEYENGSCCASPCKASLHDSDGSCLQRSLSAGSRKDEAKEREVSSRHHRIRSRMSRFFKVDPDLTLTTQGQRTSSIWHSQLVLFPPGLGITHLKQSSGDTFRQQTDPNCW; encoded by the exons ATGCCGGCCACTACAGGGAGAGGTGATCTGCCGCCGACCAAAACTGTAATTGTCTACAGGAATGGCGACGCTTTCTTTCCCGGAAGGAAAATAGTTGTGAATCCGCGACATGTGACGACCTTTGACATCTTCTTGGCCTCTTTGACCAGAGGGATAGAGGCTTCGTTTGGCGCCGTGAGGAAGCTGTACACGGCCATAGAGGGCCACAAAGTTCAGTGTCTGGACGACCTGAAACACGGGAGTGTGTATGTTGCAGCCGGAAATGAGCAGTTCAAAAAGCTGGA CTATTGTGAGATAACAACCAAGAAGccacaaaataagaaaaaagaacag ATCCAACCTGTTGTTCACAGCAAAATAATAGTTTCTGCTCGCTGGAGGAGAACCACAGATGAGTCTTGCACAATAAA TGTCTTTACCAACGGAGAGATCTTGATTCCTCCGACTCGAATACGTATCCCGAAGTATACTCTTAGAAGCTGGGAAAATGTTTTAGCCATGGTGACAGAGAAAGTCCATCTTCGCACTGGTGCTGTGCACAG GCTTTGCACATTAGATGGACGTCCTGTTTGCCACCACATTTATCTAAAAAACAACCAGCACTATGTCGCAGTTGGTGCTGAAAAGTTTAAAGCTCTTCCATATGAGCAGTCCATCCCCAGCAGAGATATAATCAG CCAAAGCGTCCTGCCTGCTGTTAGAAAGACAAGACATGCGAACGATGCG TTTGCTCGTACAGGCTTTAGAGAGGACCTTGAGCACACAGCCGGGGGCCAGATGAAGAAACACGCAGCCAAGCTGGAGAGAGCTAAACAACAGAGGCAGGTGTCCGGAAACCCGGTTCTGCTCTCGACAGGGG AGGGCAGCGTGTTCaatgcacaaaacaaaagaagtgaGATGGCAGGAGCAGCGGAGGTGCAGGAAGACCGCCAGCTCAAGGCGGACCTGCCAATTGATCAG GTTGAGGCCAAGATAGTTGACGAGGAGTACGAGAATGGGAGTTGCTGTGCGAGTCCCTGCAAGGCCTCCCTCCATGATTCAGACGGCTCGTGTCTGCAGAGGTCTTTGTCTGCAGGTTCCAGGAAGGAT GAGGCTAAAGAGAGGGAGGTGTCTTCCAGGCATCACCGAATACGGTCACGGATGTCCCGGTTTTTCAAGG TGGATCCAGATCTTACATTGACAACACAGGGGCAAAGAACATCGTCAATATGGCATTCACAACTGGTGTTATTTCCCCCAGGACTCGGAATCACACATTTGAAACAATCCTCCGGGGACACATTTAGACAACAGACCGATCCAAACTGCTGGTAA
- the dcdc2c gene encoding doublecortin domain-containing protein 2 isoform X6 codes for MLQPEMSSSKSWSRYYKVSYCEITTKKPQNKKKEQIQPVVHSKIIVSARWRRTTDESCTINVFTNGEILIPPTRIRIPKYTLRSWENVLAMVTEKVHLRTGAVHRLCTLDGRPVCHHIYLKNNQHYVAVGAEKFKALPYEQSIPSRDIISQSVLPAVRKTRHANDAFARTGFREDLEHTAGGQMKKHAAKLERAKQQRQVSGNPVLLSTGEGSVFNAQNKRSEMAGAAEVQEDRQLKADLPIDQVEAKIVDEEYENGSCCASPCKASLHDSDGSCLQRSLSAGSRKDEAKEREVSSRHHRIRSRMSRFFKVDPDLTLTTQGQRTSSIWHSQLVLFPPGLGITHLKQSSGDTFRQQTDPNCW; via the exons ATGTTGCAGCCGGAAATGAGCAGTTCAAAAAGCTGGAGTAGGTACTATAAAGTAAG CTATTGTGAGATAACAACCAAGAAGccacaaaataagaaaaaagaacag ATCCAACCTGTTGTTCACAGCAAAATAATAGTTTCTGCTCGCTGGAGGAGAACCACAGATGAGTCTTGCACAATAAA TGTCTTTACCAACGGAGAGATCTTGATTCCTCCGACTCGAATACGTATCCCGAAGTATACTCTTAGAAGCTGGGAAAATGTTTTAGCCATGGTGACAGAGAAAGTCCATCTTCGCACTGGTGCTGTGCACAG GCTTTGCACATTAGATGGACGTCCTGTTTGCCACCACATTTATCTAAAAAACAACCAGCACTATGTCGCAGTTGGTGCTGAAAAGTTTAAAGCTCTTCCATATGAGCAGTCCATCCCCAGCAGAGATATAATCAG CCAAAGCGTCCTGCCTGCTGTTAGAAAGACAAGACATGCGAACGATGCG TTTGCTCGTACAGGCTTTAGAGAGGACCTTGAGCACACAGCCGGGGGCCAGATGAAGAAACACGCAGCCAAGCTGGAGAGAGCTAAACAACAGAGGCAGGTGTCCGGAAACCCGGTTCTGCTCTCGACAGGGG AGGGCAGCGTGTTCaatgcacaaaacaaaagaagtgaGATGGCAGGAGCAGCGGAGGTGCAGGAAGACCGCCAGCTCAAGGCGGACCTGCCAATTGATCAG GTTGAGGCCAAGATAGTTGACGAGGAGTACGAGAATGGGAGTTGCTGTGCGAGTCCCTGCAAGGCCTCCCTCCATGATTCAGACGGCTCGTGTCTGCAGAGGTCTTTGTCTGCAGGTTCCAGGAAGGAT GAGGCTAAAGAGAGGGAGGTGTCTTCCAGGCATCACCGAATACGGTCACGGATGTCCCGGTTTTTCAAGG TGGATCCAGATCTTACATTGACAACACAGGGGCAAAGAACATCGTCAATATGGCATTCACAACTGGTGTTATTTCCCCCAGGACTCGGAATCACACATTTGAAACAATCCTCCGGGGACACATTTAGACAACAGACCGATCCAAACTGCTGGTAA